Within the Erigeron canadensis isolate Cc75 chromosome 6, C_canadensis_v1, whole genome shotgun sequence genome, the region TAGCCTTAGCTATGACTGGCTTTTCAGTTGTGTGTTTTCCTGTCTTGcaacttaaatgaaaaaaaaagaacagatTAATAAGCAGATATCCCTAACAATGTATTAGGCCACTACATGAacgatatatgtatatacatgtgGAAAAAAAATGTCAACAGTAATCgtatatacatgtataaaaCTAGTCACAAAGAGATCTCTAGCCCAATGGCAGACTCTAGGTTATGGTTTCAAGCCCCAATAGTAATCTGTCTATGCATTGTATGGTGGGTTCAGCAGTTAAAGATGAAAAGAAATAACTCAATAAGAAAGTTAATCTGTCCAGACAGCTTGTAGTAATACTAATTCCAGATGAGCCTTATGACATCATAACCAACAACTTGTAACACTGGCGGataatgataaaaattaaattcaaaagtcaaaacaccTATTAAGAAAAGTACGTTGAATACATCTGAGACAACGAGAAAGGGCAACAATCTGATATTCCAAATGTAGCCAATGCAATGAGTTTCGAATAAAAGCCAATCCAAGAAcatctttattattaatagCCATGATGCACGAGTGTATAAATGAATGTGCTTATTTAAAAGGCCTCGAACTAGGATATAAGTTAGTTAGTCATCGCCTGCACCCTAAAGACTTTGTGAGACTATGAATACAATCGAAATTATCAAAGTTAACAGTAATTCAGGTCTCTACTAAACATTCATTTGACCAGTaaacaaaaccaagaatctgtagTTCAGCGATGCTTAAAGATTAACACAAAAAGAGGGGTCTATGTATGATTAAAGAAAACTTCATGCTATCAATGAAGCTACAAGTGAAACGCACATGAAATCAAAAACAGAACAGCATTGCATTGCATTACGTTGCATAAAACATACCCTGGAATCTCCAAGAATAAGCTGAAATCGTGACTCTTTCTCTTGCAGCAGCTCCACTCTTTCATACCATCGTGAAACAAAGGCTGATAAAAACAAGTTGTTAGCATTTGTGCATATAATAAAGTTAATGTCGATTGATATGACAATAACAATCAATAAGGTAGAAACTTACTCCCTGTAGTGATGTAGATGCCCAATCAGCAAACAAAGCCCATGGCCGTAAAACAAAGAAATTAGAAAGTTATCAGCAAGAAATCGATTCAACTAGAAACATagaagattaaaaaattaaaatctaaaaaaaaaaaaaaaactgagcACTGCACTAAAAAAAACTGTTTCATGAAGAATGCATGACCTGCTTCAAGATTTATACTACATCTATACATGCTTGTATCTCTAAAACTCTTCTTGTGCTTTTTTACTCTTGCTAAAATTATATTGTTCAAGATATGAGTTGTGTACATGCCAAAAGAAAATCATGTTATGATATTTCtataaattaaacaaagttTACACTATAAGAAAAGCGATGCAAATTTGAGAGATATACAACACTATTAGGCTGTCTAGGATGAATATTGATATCAACTATagaataaattataattacaaaTAGAGTATAATATAATCATACAGCGGAAACTTCaaactattattttatcattattacagtaatgataaataaatattagaATCAACATAACATCAGATAGGTAAGTGATTCCCTAgctaattataaataattaacctcgaatcgattaaaaaaaaaaaaaaaaaagacgaaATCTAACTGACTGACCGATTCATGAAAAGTACAAGAGTCATCGGGATTATTATCTTGGGTGAAAGTAGCATTACACCCAATCCTCTGGCATCGTAACTCCGTCGCCATTCCACCCCACTACCaaccttcctttttttttactcGATGGACGTTTCTAGGTGTATTAGCAGAAATTGCACAAGTCCGTCTTAGgaaaagagaataaaaaaagTCGTGTCgtgttttgactttttagtGTGTGGGGGGCTTTGTATCTTATTCCATTCGCTAAAATGACTTGGGCTTAACTTGTTATGATTCATTAGCCCAATCTCACTATATTTATCTGGTCCATGGTTCTGATTTTTGAAGACCAACATGTTTGTTCATGTTAAGTCATGGCCTAATTGTGTagataactctttttttttcccgtaAAAGATGTGTTACCAAACTATATAACTAGAAAAATACCCCGCGCGTTGCCGCGGGATTTTTTTTCGGAAATTGAATTTTCCACTAAGTTTTGGTGACCGaagttgaaaatttaaaattatatggtaaaaagttaagaaaacgAAACTTTGTTGACAAAGAGAAAAAATctaaaagttatgtggtgaaaagtaaGAAGAATGAAACTATCAtgagaaaagttaaaaaaatcgAGAGTTATGTGGTATAAAGTAAGCGAGTAAAAATGTtatgccaaaagtaaaagaaattaaagttatgtgacaaaaagtaaaaggttaaaagtttttgtaataaaaagtaaatagaatgaaaattcgtgacaaaagttagataaataaaagtttaaaaagtaaataaaactaaatttttgtgccaaaagtaaaaagtttatttgataaaatgtaAGAAAATGAAACTATTGTGGGAGAAGTTAGGAAAACGAAAGTTTAATaaccaaataaaacaaaactttcgtgataaaaaataaagagaatgaaacttttgtgacaaaagttagaagaATGAAAGTTagtaactaaaacaaaaatctcgtgccaaaagtaaaagaaattaaagttatatgacaaaaagtaaaaggttaaaagtttttgtgataaaaagtaagGAGAATGAAAATTTCGTGGCAAAAGTCAGATAAGCAAAAGTTTAAAAGAACCTCGTTATTAAGTTACCAGCATATcaaagttgttaaaaataaaactatccTAGTAATAGATCCACGCATTGTCGTGAAATACATTTAGATAGTAGTATTAGAACACTACAAACATACTTATGTCAAATTCTTGAACTCAAGTCTAAAAATGGCAATAAAAAAtgtagaattaaaaaaaataacgtgTAAGAATAATAGTTATAATAAGACAGATAAAAAAACATGGAACAAACtaaaaactatattaatgtatataatgACACCTCTGATGACAATGGTGATGTAACATATTGTAAtactttaaatgttacatgagcGTAAAATGTAATGATGGTTAAAACTattatttactaaaaaaaagattatatataacagaacaaaagaaaatagtcaaaatcGCATGTTTAAAGGTAAAACCGTCAATCTGTTAAACTTGCTTtataaaaacatgagaacctaaagattggtgtgaaaaaactaaaaataaaaacattggtgagagacaaaagttaaaagatataaactatagaggttaaaaataaaatgatacaaaagtcatgttaaaagttaaaaagttaaaactttaggatataaactgaaaaatgataaaggtaaaaaaaagtgttgtaaTTTAAGCTTAAAAATTTGTATTACTAATATGCATAAAGGAGCTGTACTTCTATGCATAGAAGACATGTAAATTCCATGTTGGTTTTTAggtgaaaaaactaaaaataaaaacattggtgagacaaaagttaaaagatataaactttaggggttaaaaataaaaagacacaaaagtcatgttaaaagttaaaactttagggtataaactgaaaattgataaaggtaaaaaaaaaagtgttgtaatttaagcttaaaaacttgtattaCTAATATGTATAAAAGAATTGTACCTCTatgcataaaaaagttgtaaATTTCATGTTGGTTTTTAGAATGTATATAATTAGTATCATTCTATGTTTCGAATAAATAATGACTTCAtagacaaaataaaattaatacacCACTAAGTTGATAAATCATATCCTGATACGTAAACAGAAATTATTGTTTATACCATAGcaagatattttttaaaaggtataATATTGATGTCTCAATTTTGCTCCAACTTTTTTAACTCTAATTTTAGATCATAGTTTTAGATTAACCTTTGAActcttttttcatttatatcttTATTTCTCAATTTTTATCTAAATTTAACATTTTATCCTCAATTTTTATCTAAAACATATGTCAGCACTATTCTATATCAAAATACATGCTACCAGTATTATGCTTCacatataattttgaaaaatataaatttatgtagCAACTCACACATAATTACCATTAAAATTTCAGTAGGTggatctttatttttattttgttatatgtaagtattcaaaaacaaaaatatggtCACAAAATAGTAAATCGTGTGGTTGAGGGAGTGCAACGCCAATAAAAAGATACATAGATAGATATATGAgatacaaaaaaagaaaaaaagggagCGTGTTCTCCACAAGTTGACATCTTTACTTATCATCTCCTTCCAACTAACTTCCTTACTTTGCAACGAAGGGCGAAAATAAACCCGATCAATGGCTAGCATTCTTGGCGTGGGTCTTCCTTTCGGGCTATCAACCGCACCACCACCACTCAAAAGATCAGCCACTGGCAGCGGAATTGCGTCACGGCGGATGGTGGGGGTAGTGAAAGCAGAAGGCGGTGGTGGCATAAACCCTGAAATCAGAAAGTCGGAAGACAAAGTCGTTGACTCGGTCGTCGTTACCGAACTCGCTAAACCCCTCACCGCTTATTGCAGGTTTCATTTctaagattttattatttaattttactattcaactattaaaaaaataactatcaGTGCAGAAAACCAAAGGATAAAAGAAATGCCTAGAATTTTTTGTATTGGAAATTTGACACTTGAAAATTGCAATGAATTTAACTCAAAAATATGTATGTGATTTGTTGTGTAGGTGTTGGAGGTCAGGGACATTCCCACTTTGTGATGGGAGCCATGTAAAGCACAACAAAGCCACCGGAGATAATGTTGGCCCTCTcttgttaaaaaaacaatagaGAAGCCtattctacatatatatatatatatatatatatatgttaattaataatatctCGTATGAATACTTCATGATCATGTGTGTTATGTGTGCACTTGAACATCAACTATTTGCATCTGAATCTTTCATATAGAGTATGCCTACCCATCGATGTATTTGGTTCCTGTTGCGATTTTGGTTATGTATTCATCCCACTTTAGAACATGTCTGCTATTTCTAGTTGGATAATTCCTTTGTTTTGTGTGATTATCTACATCCTTGATGCGATAAAAACTACACTTTGTATGCACTGAGTAAGCCACGCGGCACGCACGCCTCTATTCTTGTGAACCAACAAAACTACACGGCAATTAAATCGATAATCTGATTCATCGCTCATCCTGTTTGGATTAACCACATTTGACCAGTCAACAAAACCAAGAATATGGAGTTCGTTCAGCGATGCTTAAAGTTAaaactttaacaaaaaaaaaaagtgggttTAGGTACGATTAAAGAAAATTTCATGCCATCAATGAAGCTACATGTGAAACGCACATGAAATCAAAAACAGAACAGCATTGCATTACGTTGCATAAAACATACCATGGAATCTCCAAGAATAAGCTGAAATGGTGACTCTTTTTCTTGCAGCACCTCCACTCTTTCATACCATCGTGAAACAAAGGCTGGAAAACAAGTCCTTAGCATTTTTGCATATGATAAAGCTAATGTCAATTGatgtgaaaataaaaatcaataagGGTAGAAACTTACTCCCTGTAGTGATGTTGATGCCCAATCAGTAAACAAAGCCCATGAACATAAAACAAAGAAATTAGAAAGTTATCAGCAAGAAATCGATTCAACTACAACAGTGA harbors:
- the LOC122604070 gene encoding CDGSH iron-sulfur domain-containing protein NEET encodes the protein MASILGVGLPFGLSTAPPPLKRSATGSGIASRRMVGVVKAEGGGGINPEIRKSEDKVVDSVVVTELAKPLTAYCRCWRSGTFPLCDGSHVKHNKATGDNVGPLLLKKQ